One stretch of Halobacillus litoralis DNA includes these proteins:
- a CDS encoding copper amine oxidase, with amino-acid sequence MKHLKKVLVLMIALVLIVPSVSMANNSATVKTPASELRASLDQLLSEHFVLATTYMMKSYEDAEDADQVWEKLDQNAKDMTPAIASVYGEEAANKFEEIFRGHNDYSDGFVEAAKNDDQEAREMAEAEVDEFVNEFGSFLATATEGNLSEEAAKEVLAAHEEDVVKVFDHYVNEEYEQAYATYREGFQRMFDISKALSSAIVTQMPDQFENTKADAPAADLRSNLNALASEHFALAVLEMQKGYNQSEDYDFVTWAENQHTQDFKAAIASIYGQEGAEQFEQVWQQDHINAQSDIVTAALEEDEEARKMAEESLQMFAEDFGAFLGSATEGNLPEEAATEAVWMHEEQVLKTFDAYVEGDYEAAYTSFREGYGFMFGIGETLGDAIVKQMPDQFNHEMMPEEMPDTGFGGTSDQGLSTWLWVAFGLLAAASASFIYVRRVNQQ; translated from the coding sequence ATGAAACACTTGAAAAAAGTACTGGTTCTAATGATAGCTCTTGTTCTTATTGTTCCTTCGGTTAGTATGGCAAACAACAGCGCAACGGTAAAAACGCCAGCCTCTGAATTAAGAGCAAGTTTGGATCAATTACTATCTGAGCACTTTGTATTAGCAACGACATACATGATGAAATCTTATGAGGATGCAGAAGACGCGGACCAGGTTTGGGAAAAGCTCGATCAGAATGCAAAAGACATGACCCCTGCGATTGCTTCTGTATATGGAGAAGAAGCAGCGAATAAATTTGAAGAGATTTTTCGTGGGCATAATGACTATTCGGATGGCTTTGTAGAAGCTGCAAAAAACGATGATCAAGAAGCACGTGAGATGGCAGAAGCGGAAGTGGATGAGTTCGTGAATGAATTCGGAAGCTTTCTAGCAACGGCAACGGAAGGTAACCTTTCAGAGGAAGCAGCTAAAGAAGTGCTTGCCGCTCACGAAGAAGATGTAGTGAAAGTCTTCGATCACTATGTGAATGAAGAGTATGAGCAAGCCTATGCCACTTATCGCGAAGGGTTCCAGCGTATGTTTGATATCAGTAAGGCTCTTTCCTCAGCGATCGTCACACAAATGCCTGATCAATTTGAAAATACGAAAGCAGATGCACCTGCAGCTGACCTTCGTTCCAATTTGAATGCTCTTGCTTCAGAACATTTTGCTTTAGCTGTATTGGAAATGCAGAAGGGTTATAATCAATCCGAGGACTATGATTTTGTTACATGGGCAGAAAACCAGCATACACAAGATTTCAAAGCAGCGATTGCGTCTATTTACGGACAAGAAGGTGCCGAGCAGTTTGAACAAGTCTGGCAGCAAGACCACATCAATGCACAATCTGATATTGTTACCGCTGCACTTGAAGAAGATGAAGAAGCTAGAAAAATGGCAGAAGAAAGTTTGCAGATGTTCGCTGAAGATTTTGGTGCATTCCTAGGTTCTGCAACTGAAGGCAATCTACCTGAAGAAGCGGCTACTGAAGCGGTGTGGATGCATGAAGAGCAAGTGCTGAAAACGTTTGACGCATATGTAGAGGGAGATTATGAGGCAGCTTACACTTCTTTCCGTGAAGGATATGGATTCATGTTCGGAATTGGTGAGACGCTTGGAGATGCCATCGTTAAACAGATGCCGGATCAGTTTAATCATGAAATGATGCCTGAAGAGATGCCTGATACTGGATTTGGTGGTACAAGTGATCAAGGCCTTTCTACTTGGTTGTGGGTAGCGTTCGGTCTCTTGGCTGCTGCTTCGGCAAGCTTTATTTATGTGAGAAGAGTAAATCAACAATAA
- a CDS encoding class F sortase has translation MKIGWRLYFTVVGLVAMVMVSYEMDMWTLGSETETNPDIVRVENASQSLQVQEASSDDKKEILDGEFTVLNKEKDLNDEKVVKNQEQSDPGIIPTHIHIPSIGVDASVEDVGILDNGQMGVPEDPQASGWFEPGTQPGNRGNAVIAGHVDSRTGPAVFYDLKKLQKGDEIKIQNEEGDEKVYIVEKLESYPMEESPIEMIFGSTNEKRLNLITCTGGICS, from the coding sequence ATGAAAATCGGATGGAGGCTGTATTTTACAGTTGTAGGATTGGTCGCTATGGTGATGGTTTCATATGAAATGGATATGTGGACATTGGGATCTGAAACAGAGACGAACCCTGATATTGTAAGGGTGGAGAATGCCTCTCAAAGTTTACAGGTACAAGAAGCTTCTTCAGATGATAAAAAAGAAATATTAGATGGCGAATTTACGGTATTGAATAAAGAAAAGGACCTCAATGATGAAAAGGTAGTTAAAAACCAAGAACAATCAGACCCTGGAATTATACCTACTCACATTCATATCCCTTCCATTGGGGTTGATGCATCCGTTGAGGATGTAGGAATCCTGGACAATGGACAAATGGGGGTACCTGAAGATCCGCAGGCATCCGGCTGGTTTGAACCGGGTACACAGCCAGGGAACCGAGGGAACGCTGTCATCGCAGGGCACGTCGATAGTCGCACAGGACCTGCTGTTTTTTATGATTTGAAGAAACTTCAAAAAGGTGATGAAATCAAAATCCAGAATGAAGAGGGCGATGAAAAAGTCTATATCGTGGAAAAGCTGGAAAGTTATCCGATGGAAGAGTCACCGATTGAAATGATTTTCGGAAGCACGAATGAGAAACGGTTGAACCTCATTACTTGCACGGGGGGAATTTGTTCGTGA
- a CDS encoding LTA synthase family protein: MHANDETFWNRNVMYDSLGYDEYFSKKDFNVTEEKSYGWGYLDEYFFSDSLDKMEQLEQPFYNKMISLTNHHPFTLPEDKKFVEKGNTSSETLNRYFQTIRYQDEALKQFVEEFKKSDLYDDTILVIYGDHFGISENHKEAMGEYLDKDINDYEQFQLQRVPLLILGEGIEPQENDTVGGQIDLRPTLMNLLGVEDENPVQFGQDLFSEDRREMMVTRDGNFANEKYVGVNGNCYDRETGEPVEEGEACAPGFKQAEEELALSDSVVYGDLLRYLDEIEMIEQKDSSKDKK; the protein is encoded by the coding sequence ATGCACGCCAATGATGAAACATTCTGGAACCGTAATGTCATGTACGATTCTCTTGGGTATGACGAGTACTTCTCTAAAAAGGATTTCAACGTGACCGAAGAGAAGTCCTACGGCTGGGGTTACCTGGACGAGTATTTCTTCAGTGACTCCTTAGATAAGATGGAACAGTTGGAGCAGCCGTTCTACAACAAAATGATCTCGCTGACAAACCACCATCCGTTCACATTGCCTGAAGATAAGAAATTCGTTGAAAAAGGAAATACGTCGAGTGAAACCTTGAACCGCTATTTCCAGACAATCCGCTATCAGGACGAAGCTTTGAAACAGTTCGTCGAGGAATTCAAGAAATCCGATCTTTATGATGATACGATCCTTGTGATCTATGGGGACCACTTCGGAATCTCCGAAAACCATAAGGAAGCGATGGGAGAGTATCTTGATAAAGACATCAATGATTACGAACAGTTCCAATTGCAGCGTGTGCCTCTGCTTATTTTAGGAGAAGGCATTGAACCGCAGGAAAACGACACCGTTGGAGGACAGATTGACTTACGTCCAACGCTTATGAATCTTTTAGGTGTCGAAGATGAGAACCCTGTTCAATTTGGACAGGACCTCTTCAGTGAAGATCGTCGCGAAATGATGGTCACACGAGATGGAAACTTCGCCAATGAAAAATATGTTGGTGTGAATGGAAACTGTTATGACAGAGAAACAGGTGAACCCGTCGAAGAAGGAGAGGCTTGCGCGCCTGGCTTCAAGCAGGCAGAAGAAGAACTAGCCTTATCTGATTCCGTCGTGTACGGAGACTTGCTACGTTACCTTGATGAAATTGAAATGATTGAACAAAAAGATTCTTCAAAGGATAAGAAATAG
- a CDS encoding metal ABC transporter ATP-binding protein — protein sequence MANAALSIKNLHVSYYGNEAVKEVSLTVNPGNLVGIIGPNGAGKSTFLKAMLNLIPRDKGEIRILGKTVKEVRKKIAYVPQRNDIDWDFPITVLDAVLIGTYPNLKIFKRPKKKDKEWAMECLRRVGMEDFSKRQIGELSGGQQQRVFLARALAQKAELFFLDEPFVGVDASSEETIVRILKELCSQGKTVIVVHHDLSKANDYFNQLILLNKELIGFGSVQEVFQTEIIEKAYQGQFAFMKEIGV from the coding sequence ATGGCGAATGCTGCTCTATCCATCAAAAATCTGCACGTTTCGTACTATGGGAATGAAGCGGTAAAAGAAGTCAGCTTAACTGTGAACCCAGGAAATCTCGTTGGAATTATTGGTCCAAATGGTGCTGGGAAATCCACTTTTTTAAAAGCCATGTTGAACTTGATTCCACGGGATAAAGGAGAAATTAGAATTCTTGGAAAAACGGTGAAAGAAGTGAGGAAAAAAATCGCTTATGTCCCTCAGCGGAATGATATTGATTGGGATTTTCCGATCACCGTCCTTGATGCGGTGCTGATCGGTACCTATCCTAATTTGAAAATATTCAAGCGACCAAAAAAGAAAGACAAAGAATGGGCGATGGAATGTCTACGTCGAGTCGGTATGGAAGACTTCAGCAAAAGACAAATTGGAGAATTGTCCGGCGGTCAGCAGCAACGCGTCTTTTTGGCCAGAGCGCTTGCACAGAAAGCCGAGTTGTTCTTCCTTGATGAGCCGTTTGTCGGTGTGGATGCATCGAGTGAAGAGACGATTGTCCGCATTTTGAAAGAATTATGCTCTCAGGGAAAGACGGTCATCGTTGTGCATCACGATTTGAGCAAAGCCAACGATTATTTCAATCAACTCATTCTATTAAACAAAGAATTGATTGGGTTCGGCTCCGTCCAAGAAGTCTTCCAAACAGAAATCATTGAAAAAGCCTACCAAGGACAGTTTGCTTTTATGAAAGAGATAGGAGTGTAA
- a CDS encoding YhgE/Pip domain-containing protein: MRFKRATAMFTAFLLVMPAVPVSAEDNEKTEPEGKGSYSKKHEVVYTTLDASGDQEEMYVVNNFTIEEPGEIVDYGPYTSVQNLTDVTEIEQQNEKVELHAKEEEYYYQGNLEGKPLPWNIDVSYQLDGEAMNPEELVGKDGKLKVSIDTRKNEKADESFFNNYLMQITMKLDSMVYENIQAPEGTVANAGKDRQVTFTVMPEKEGSFTLTADVTDLEMESIEFAAIPSSMSIDAPDIGGMKNDMGSLSNATAEINKGVGELKNGIAELNDGAASLYDGSEQFNSGIQGVSDGSSELVEGSASIKNALQQMNESVASGSGEVNVSDFAKMEDGLRQLAAGLSEAEKRLTNLKDQYSQAHQALSQSIEAIPGYQISEQEIQALRESGADPEVVNKLVETYQAAQTAKGTYANVKEAYQAVGPALEQSAGSLNEMSTNLNTMAGQIGSSMESMDIGESVKQLQEGLQSLSSKYAEFHAGLKDYTGGVDQLAGSYADIHSGIGSLTNGTAELENGAAELHEGTSELASNTSDLPGQMNSEIEQMVEEYDKSDFEPTSFVSEKNEKVGSVQFVIKTESIKKDEEQEEAPEKKEEKSFWDRLLDLFR; the protein is encoded by the coding sequence ATGAGATTCAAACGTGCGACTGCGATGTTCACAGCATTTCTTCTCGTCATGCCGGCCGTTCCTGTGTCGGCAGAAGACAACGAAAAAACAGAGCCGGAAGGGAAAGGCTCCTACTCGAAAAAGCATGAAGTAGTGTACACCACACTTGATGCTTCCGGCGATCAAGAAGAAATGTACGTCGTCAACAATTTTACAATCGAAGAGCCTGGGGAAATCGTCGATTATGGCCCTTATACAAGTGTTCAGAACTTGACGGATGTCACTGAAATTGAGCAGCAGAATGAAAAAGTCGAATTGCACGCGAAAGAAGAAGAGTATTACTATCAAGGCAATTTAGAAGGCAAACCACTGCCATGGAATATCGATGTATCCTATCAATTAGATGGAGAAGCCATGAATCCTGAAGAGCTGGTCGGAAAAGACGGCAAGCTCAAAGTAAGCATTGATACAAGGAAAAATGAAAAGGCGGATGAGAGCTTTTTCAACAATTACTTGATGCAGATCACGATGAAGCTTGATTCCATGGTTTATGAAAACATTCAAGCTCCTGAAGGAACGGTTGCGAACGCAGGGAAAGACCGGCAAGTGACCTTCACCGTCATGCCTGAAAAAGAAGGAAGTTTCACTCTGACCGCGGATGTTACCGATTTGGAGATGGAAAGCATTGAATTTGCAGCGATTCCATCCTCCATGTCCATTGACGCTCCGGACATTGGTGGAATGAAGAACGACATGGGCTCTTTATCGAATGCCACTGCTGAAATCAACAAAGGTGTCGGTGAGCTCAAAAATGGAATTGCTGAACTGAATGATGGCGCAGCAAGTCTTTATGACGGATCAGAACAATTTAACAGCGGCATCCAAGGGGTAAGCGATGGTTCATCAGAGCTTGTGGAAGGCTCAGCTTCAATCAAGAATGCACTGCAACAGATGAACGAGTCTGTCGCTTCCGGATCTGGTGAAGTGAACGTGAGTGACTTTGCCAAAATGGAAGATGGGTTGCGTCAGCTTGCTGCAGGTTTGAGTGAGGCTGAAAAAAGATTGACGAATCTAAAGGATCAGTACAGTCAAGCCCATCAGGCATTGAGTCAGTCCATTGAAGCCATTCCCGGATATCAGATTTCAGAACAGGAAATTCAAGCCTTGCGTGAAAGTGGGGCCGACCCGGAAGTCGTCAACAAGTTGGTAGAAACATACCAGGCTGCTCAAACCGCAAAAGGAACGTACGCTAATGTAAAAGAAGCGTATCAAGCCGTCGGCCCAGCTTTGGAACAGAGTGCGGGTTCATTGAATGAAATGAGTACAAACCTGAACACGATGGCTGGCCAGATCGGTAGTAGTATGGAAAGTATGGATATTGGTGAATCGGTCAAACAATTGCAGGAAGGATTACAGTCACTTTCATCAAAATATGCTGAGTTCCACGCAGGACTCAAAGATTATACAGGTGGAGTTGACCAGTTGGCAGGATCTTATGCAGACATCCACAGCGGCATTGGAAGTCTGACGAACGGAACCGCCGAGCTCGAAAATGGAGCTGCAGAACTCCACGAGGGTACATCCGAATTAGCCTCCAACACCAGTGATTTACCTGGTCAAATGAATTCAGAAATTGAACAAATGGTCGAAGAATACGATAAATCCGACTTCGAACCAACATCCTTCGTTTCCGAGAAGAATGAAAAGGTTGGATCGGTGCAGTTCGTCATTAAAACCGAAAGCATCAAAAAGGACGAAGAACAAGAAGAGGCTCCTGAGAAAAAAGAGGAAAAGAGCTTCTGGGATCGCTTGTTAGATTTGTTCAGGTAA
- a CDS encoding FAD-dependent monooxygenase, with protein sequence MVELYHIESQYPYLLIIPQSETENILEDHLSSLGGRINREHEVVEVMESDESVYVTAKHNGEMKRYVAKYLLACDGAHSKVREDLNVPFEGEDEGYTFFLGDVDVPTLNEIYINMHLNDRGAVAFFPYKDGSYRVVGMNRSRQGLPHHEELTLEDLQESLNTVLSESYQVENPKWLSYFGTAHRQVPNYRKGKVFFVGDAAHIHNPIGGQGMNLGLQDAANIVWKLDVVLNGYADDSFLDSYHHERAPIGLDVLKETSRMLKIIDLQGTQGKIRNWTGKAALTQDWVQKKIANHLSNIYNEYDETSKNKELQDSSLSKEAIRAGERVPDHLLFFDGSNDKSVYPLIRRYGYVCFIYIDAQEQSLIDEAHIFSKKVDGTYGGLIKVFLVAKGGTVRTNGGDLPIIYDVHRHLGNKLGIKKGHTLLIRPDGHVAFHETSSDVEQTLKKVSSFFS encoded by the coding sequence GTGGTGGAACTCTATCATATCGAGAGTCAATATCCATATCTACTTATTATTCCTCAAAGTGAAACCGAGAATATATTAGAAGATCACCTTTCATCATTAGGGGGGAGGATCAACAGAGAACACGAAGTGGTGGAAGTGATGGAATCCGACGAGAGTGTGTATGTTACTGCGAAGCATAATGGAGAAATGAAGAGATATGTCGCTAAATACCTTCTCGCTTGTGATGGTGCTCATAGTAAAGTTCGCGAGGATTTGAATGTGCCTTTTGAAGGGGAGGATGAAGGGTACACGTTTTTCCTTGGGGACGTTGATGTTCCTACCCTGAATGAAATTTATATTAATATGCACTTGAATGATCGGGGGGCTGTCGCTTTCTTTCCATATAAGGACGGCAGTTACCGGGTGGTTGGAATGAATCGATCCAGACAAGGGCTTCCTCACCATGAAGAGTTGACTTTGGAAGATTTGCAGGAAAGTTTGAATACGGTATTGTCGGAGTCTTACCAAGTAGAGAACCCTAAATGGCTTTCTTACTTTGGGACCGCTCATCGGCAAGTGCCCAACTACAGGAAGGGGAAAGTGTTTTTCGTTGGGGATGCAGCACATATCCATAATCCGATTGGTGGTCAGGGGATGAACCTTGGTTTGCAGGATGCAGCGAACATCGTTTGGAAGCTGGATGTCGTGCTTAACGGCTACGCGGATGATTCTTTCCTCGACAGCTATCATCACGAACGGGCTCCGATTGGATTGGATGTATTGAAAGAAACGTCACGCATGCTTAAAATTATCGACCTTCAAGGCACGCAAGGGAAAATACGGAATTGGACGGGGAAAGCAGCTCTAACGCAGGACTGGGTTCAAAAAAAGATTGCTAACCACCTTTCCAATATATATAACGAATATGACGAGACCTCCAAAAACAAGGAGTTGCAAGACTCGTCTCTTTCTAAAGAAGCGATACGAGCAGGCGAACGGGTGCCTGATCACCTTTTATTCTTTGATGGTTCCAATGATAAAAGTGTGTACCCGTTGATACGGAGGTATGGATACGTCTGCTTTATCTATATAGACGCACAGGAACAGTCACTTATTGATGAAGCGCACATTTTTTCAAAAAAAGTCGACGGAACATATGGAGGACTCATCAAGGTTTTTCTCGTTGCTAAAGGTGGGACGGTAAGAACAAATGGTGGCGATCTTCCGATCATTTACGACGTGCATCGGCATTTGGGTAATAAGCTTGGTATAAAGAAGGGCCATACGCTACTTATACGACCTGATGGCCATGTGGCTTTTCACGAAACATCCTCAGACGTTGAACAGACACTAAAAAAAGTAAGCAGTTTCTTTAGTTAA
- a CDS encoding TetR/AcrR family transcriptional regulator produces MNEKLDRRKKYTRKVLKESLISLLAEKPISDITVKELCELADINRSTFYTHYSDHYDLLSKIEEEITEDMNRYLHSYNYEHEEESIQMTEKILEYIIENKLMFRTLLNKEAAPTFEKRMMDLTRGFMRNNWMDEHVTNKHESEYLSSFVISGAIHVIKDWIEKDMDQSPREMAVMINHFINYGFSYLE; encoded by the coding sequence ATGAACGAAAAACTCGACCGCAGAAAAAAATATACAAGGAAAGTACTAAAGGAAAGTTTGATCAGTCTGCTTGCGGAAAAGCCGATTTCGGATATTACGGTAAAGGAATTATGTGAGCTTGCTGATATCAACCGTTCGACCTTCTACACCCATTACTCTGACCATTACGACCTGCTCAGCAAAATCGAAGAGGAAATCACAGAAGATATGAACCGTTACCTGCACAGCTATAACTACGAACATGAAGAAGAATCCATTCAGATGACCGAGAAGATATTGGAATACATCATTGAAAACAAACTCATGTTCCGGACCTTGCTTAACAAAGAGGCTGCTCCGACTTTTGAAAAACGAATGATGGACCTGACGCGGGGGTTCATGAGGAACAATTGGATGGACGAGCATGTGACAAATAAGCATGAATCGGAGTATTTAAGCTCCTTCGTCATCAGTGGAGCCATTCATGTGATCAAAGATTGGATTGAAAAAGATATGGATCAATCACCGCGCGAGATGGCCGTCATGATCAATCATTTTATTAATTACGGATTTTCTTATCTTGAATGA
- a CDS encoding VOC family protein: protein MGRVVHFEVHVDDMERAKKFYGEVFDWKFEDWSEYAGMPYFGVVTGAEDQLGINGALMQRKSAPPELNQAVNGFACTIGVEDYDASEAKIMEHGGKVALPKYALPGMAWQGYYLDTEGNIFGVHQPDENAK from the coding sequence ATGGGAAGAGTTGTGCATTTTGAAGTTCATGTCGATGACATGGAACGAGCGAAGAAATTTTATGGAGAGGTCTTTGATTGGAAATTCGAAGACTGGAGTGAATACGCAGGGATGCCTTATTTCGGAGTGGTAACAGGGGCAGAAGATCAGCTTGGGATCAATGGAGCTTTAATGCAGCGCAAAAGTGCACCGCCAGAATTGAACCAGGCGGTGAATGGTTTTGCCTGTACAATCGGAGTGGAAGACTACGATGCGAGTGAAGCTAAAATCATGGAACACGGAGGCAAGGTCGCTCTTCCTAAATACGCCCTTCCCGGAATGGCGTGGCAGGGATATTACTTGGATACGGAAGGAAATATCTTCGGTGTTCACCAACCTGATGAAAATGCAAAATAG
- a CDS encoding GNAT family N-acetyltransferase has protein sequence MTTLRRMSEEEFVQYIDFSIAAYAKEKVAAGNWTEEEALEKAKTTHAELLPEGKDTDDHFLYTILNEKGENVGCLWICKQSPDKAFIYDIRVWNDRQGQGHGKNAMRLAEEEASKIGVQKIGLHVFGHNTVARKLYENLSYKTTNVVMEKDIQPRHNEE, from the coding sequence ATGACGACTTTACGCAGGATGTCTGAAGAAGAATTTGTGCAATACATTGATTTTTCAATCGCTGCCTATGCAAAGGAAAAGGTGGCGGCAGGAAATTGGACAGAAGAGGAAGCGCTTGAAAAAGCAAAAACCACCCATGCAGAGCTGCTCCCTGAGGGAAAGGATACGGACGATCATTTTCTTTATACGATCCTGAATGAAAAAGGTGAAAACGTAGGCTGTTTGTGGATTTGTAAACAATCCCCTGACAAAGCCTTTATCTATGACATTCGAGTTTGGAATGATCGTCAGGGGCAGGGACATGGAAAAAATGCGATGAGACTGGCAGAAGAAGAAGCCAGTAAAATCGGGGTTCAGAAAATCGGCCTGCACGTATTCGGCCATAACACGGTTGCAAGGAAATTGTATGAAAACCTATCTTATAAAACGACCAACGTTGTGATGGAAAAAGACATCCAACCCAGACATAATGAAGAATAA
- a CDS encoding FAD-dependent monooxygenase, translating into MTSVIETDVLIIGAGPAGLMAANELQKRDMDFICLEQRSSHSELSKALGIQARTLEMFELLGVHQEFLKKGYPGPARIQAPSRRGKTFCGGTLSYRESISISTYYSSK; encoded by the coding sequence ATGACTTCTGTAATTGAAACCGATGTGCTTATTATTGGAGCAGGGCCAGCCGGTCTTATGGCGGCTAATGAACTGCAAAAGCGGGACATGGATTTTATCTGTTTAGAGCAGAGATCTAGTCATTCAGAACTCTCCAAAGCTCTCGGCATTCAGGCGCGAACGCTTGAAATGTTTGAACTGTTAGGCGTTCATCAGGAATTCTTGAAGAAAGGATATCCAGGTCCAGCCAGGATCCAAGCTCCATCTCGGAGGGGAAAAACCTTCTGTGGTGGAACTCTATCATATCGAGAGTCAATATCCATATCTACTTATTATTCCTCAAAGTGA
- a CDS encoding metal ABC transporter solute-binding protein, Zn/Mn family → MIKKKFLLLASTLFTLLLLAACGGEEANGNTEQEDGKVQIVTTYSIVYDIVKNIGGDQVDIHSLAPIGSNPHEYDPLPEDVKKATDADAVFYNGLNLEAGNAWFDKLMETAGKDGEDAPVFLMSDGVEAMYLTSEGNEGEEDPHAWLDVRNGIKYAENARDGLIKVDPANKEVYEKNAEEYIAELKALHDKAVEQFNEIPKEERVLVTSEGAFKYFSDAYGFQAEYIWEINQENQGTPEQITRIVDIINDKEITGLFLETSIDPRSMEAVSNETNVPIMGDVFTDSLAEPGEEGDTYISMMESNINTIKEGLSK, encoded by the coding sequence ATGATTAAGAAAAAGTTTTTATTGTTAGCATCCACTCTATTCACCCTGCTTCTGCTGGCAGCATGCGGTGGAGAGGAAGCGAACGGAAACACGGAGCAGGAGGACGGAAAAGTCCAAATCGTAACTACGTACTCCATTGTCTATGACATTGTAAAAAACATCGGTGGTGATCAAGTCGATATTCACAGTTTAGCGCCTATTGGTTCCAATCCTCACGAGTATGACCCTTTACCAGAAGACGTGAAGAAAGCGACCGATGCGGATGCGGTGTTCTACAACGGCTTAAACCTTGAAGCAGGAAACGCCTGGTTCGACAAATTGATGGAAACGGCAGGAAAAGATGGTGAAGATGCACCTGTTTTCCTAATGAGTGATGGTGTTGAAGCGATGTATTTAACGTCAGAAGGGAACGAAGGTGAAGAAGATCCTCACGCATGGCTGGATGTTCGCAATGGAATCAAATATGCGGAAAATGCCAGAGATGGGCTGATCAAAGTCGATCCTGCGAACAAAGAGGTTTATGAAAAGAATGCCGAAGAATACATTGCTGAACTGAAAGCTTTACACGACAAAGCTGTGGAGCAATTCAATGAAATTCCAAAAGAAGAGCGTGTACTGGTGACAAGTGAAGGTGCGTTCAAATACTTCAGTGACGCCTACGGGTTCCAAGCGGAATACATTTGGGAGATCAACCAGGAAAATCAAGGGACCCCGGAGCAAATCACAAGAATCGTAGATATCATCAATGATAAGGAAATCACCGGTTTATTTTTAGAAACAAGTATCGACCCGCGCAGCATGGAAGCCGTCTCGAATGAAACCAATGTTCCGATCATGGGCGATGTTTTCACCGACTCTTTAGCTGAACCAGGTGAAGAAGGCGATACGTACATTTCCATGATGGAGTCCAATATCAATACAATTAAAGAAGGATTGAGCAAGTAA